In Microbacterium lushaniae, the following are encoded in one genomic region:
- a CDS encoding DUF1269 domain-containing protein: MADLIVIAFDTEPDAEAAYNRIQELQNDLVVELAGLALVKVDGDGKTRVEYPGSAARFGLGTASGALFGTLVGILFFVPVVGLVFGGLLGALFAAMDKSGLDAEFRQRVQNTVTAGKSAVILYATKLTADKFAAALAPYHGTVVQTSLSHDQERELVHDLSATSA; the protein is encoded by the coding sequence ATGGCCGACCTGATCGTGATTGCGTTCGACACCGAGCCGGACGCGGAAGCCGCGTACAACAGGATTCAGGAACTCCAGAACGACCTCGTCGTCGAACTCGCGGGCCTGGCGCTGGTGAAAGTGGACGGAGACGGCAAGACCCGGGTGGAGTATCCCGGCTCCGCGGCCCGGTTCGGGCTCGGCACCGCCAGCGGCGCCCTGTTCGGGACGCTCGTCGGGATTCTCTTCTTCGTCCCCGTCGTCGGCCTTGTGTTCGGCGGTCTCCTCGGCGCCCTCTTCGCCGCGATGGACAAGTCGGGCCTGGACGCGGAGTTCCGCCAGCGTGTGCAGAACACCGTGACCGCCGGCAAGTCGGCCGTCATCCTGTACGCGACCAAGCTGACGGCGGACAAGTTCGCCGCTGCGCTGGCGCCGTACCACGGGACCGTCGTGCAGACCTCGCTCTCCCACGACCAGGAGCGCGAACTCGTCCACGACCTCAGCGCCACCTCGGCATAG